In one window of Toxotes jaculatrix isolate fToxJac2 chromosome 10, fToxJac2.pri, whole genome shotgun sequence DNA:
- the LOC121188250 gene encoding LOW QUALITY PROTEIN: neuronal acetylcholine receptor subunit alpha-3-like (The sequence of the model RefSeq protein was modified relative to this genomic sequence to represent the inferred CDS: substituted 1 base at 1 genomic stop codon), giving the protein MSLXLLIIFFFFHFFLSLFSVSLGCFSSKAEDRLFRRLFRRYNQFIRPVENVSDPVTVEFEVSISQLVKVDEVNQIMETNLWLRHVWNDYKLRWAPVEYDGIEFIRVPSNKIWRPDIVLYNNAVGDFLVEDKTKALLKFDGTITWIPPAIFKSSCPMDITYFPFDYQNCSMKFGSWTYDKAKIDLVLIGSKVNLKDFWESGEWEIIDAPGYKHDIKYNCCEEIYPDITYSFYIRRLPLFYTINLIIPCLLISFLTVLVFYLPSDCGEKVTLCISVLLSLTVFLLVITETIPSTSLVIPLIGEYLLFTMIFVTLSIVITVFVLNVHYRTPMTHTMPEWVRAVFLGVLPRVMLMRRPIDQGCSSPSITAGTGVAGAGGASSRGKKKRKNSIGGGSSSGSVSLTRPLNAPSPVNAVVAFSVVSPEIKQAIESVKYIAENMRTRNKAKEVEDDWKYVAMVIDRIFLWVFVTVCVLGTLGLFLQPLISFLK; this is encoded by the exons ATGTCATTATAGTTGCTcataattttcttcttcttccacttcttcctctccctcttctctgtttcattaGGCTGCTTTTCCTCTAAAGCGGAGGACAGATTATTTCGGAGGTTGTTTCGGAGGTACAACCAGTTCATCCGTCCAGTGGAGAATGTATCTGATCCGGTCACGGTGGAGTTTGAGGTCTCCATATCTCAGCTGGTCAAAGTG GATGAGGTGAATCAGATTATGGAAACCAATCTGTGGCTGCGACAT GTGTGGAACGACTACAAACTGAGATGGGCCCCTGTTGAATATGATGGAATTGAGTTCATACGAGTTCCTTCCAATAAAATTTGGAGGCCAGACATTGTTTTGTACAACAA TGCTGTAGGTGATTTCCTTGTGGAAGACAAAACCAAGGCTCTGCTGAAGTTTGATGGCACCATTACCTGGATCCCTCCGGCTATTTTTAAATCCTCTTGCCCCATGGACATCACCTACTTCCCCTTTGACTACCAGAACTGCTCCATGAAGTTTGGCTCCTGGACCTATGACAAGGCCAAAATTGACCTGGTGCTCATTGGCTCAAAG GTAAATCTGAAAGACTTCTGGGAAAGTGGGGAGTGGGAGATCATCGATGCACCGGGATACAAGCATGACATCAAGTATAACTGCTGCGAGGAGATCTACCCGGACATCACCTACTCCTTCTACATCCGCCGCCTGCCGCTCTTCTACACCATCAACCTCATCATACCCTGCCTCCTTATCTCCTTCCTCACAGTGCTGGTCTTCTACCTTCCGTCTGACTGTGGCGAGAAGGTCACCCTGTGcatctctgtcctcctctccctcactgtGTTCCTGTTGGTCATCACCGAGACCATCCCTTCGACGTCACTCGTCATCCCTCTGATTGGCGAGTACCTCCTCTTCACCATGATTTTTGTCACGCTCAGCATAGTCAtcactgtctttgtgttgaaCGTCCACTACCGCACCCCCATGACTCACACTATGCCTGAGTGGGTGAGGGCTGTGTTCCTTGGGGTGCTGCCCAGGGTGATGCTGATGAGGCGTCCAATCGACCAAGGCTGCTCCTCCCCTAGTATTACAGCAGGGACGGGAGtcgcaggagcaggaggagcgagcagcagaggaaaaaagaagaggaagaacagcATAGGAGGAGGAAGTAGCTCAGGAAGTGTAAGT CTGACGAGGCCACTGAATGCCCCGTCACCTGTCAATGCTGTTGTCGCCTTCTCCGTGGTGTCACCAGAGATCAAACAAGCCATTGAGAGCGTGAAGTACATCGCAGAGAACATGAGAACTCGCAACAAAGCCAAGGAG GTGGAGGATGATTGGAAGTACGTCGCCATGGTCATCGACAGGATCTTCCTGTGGGTTTTTGTGACGGTGTGTGTGCTGGGAACTCTGGGACTCTTCCTCCAGCCGCTCATCAGCTTCTTAAAATGA